TGgagcagccgtggccattgtacaagcacGTGTAATAAAGGTTCACACACCCGCTGACAAGTTCCCGCCTTTTGGttgagtgttggactgttgtggtcactgttcgacctcccttaccactcggttacatatTATTCACTACACTTTTAGAAAGAGATATTTTGTTAGTGGCATGTCTGACCTGACTCAATGCTgattttcctccattttttagTAGCTACATCAACCTAGAAAACAATtaatgaactctttgttttgtagatcgtttttgttattatttctgtcattttttttaaagcgcttTGAGTTAGCTTTACACAGTGGGAAAAGGTGATATTTTACTATAACAAAATATCAGTTTAAAAGACAAGTCGTTCGAATGAGGTTAAAACTGTAAGTTTGCAGCAATACAcaatataatgtaaataaaaatgaacatgtcttcaaacaaataaaacatgtattttttaacaCCAACAAATCTGCCAGtctgaataattaaaaattggTAAGTAGAACTGTCTTCAGCTGTTTTTCAGCAAGCAGTGCAAGAAGGCCACTGCATGGGTATATTATTGTAGTTTTCTAGGTAAGAACGCGAGAGGCTGGGCTGTCGGTCTGGTAATGACTTGCCCAGTTGATGATCAGCTTGGTCTGTGCATTAGAGTTTTTCTCAGAGAAACGAGTCGAGAGACGTTCTGGAACTGTTGCCCAGGATCATTCAGAGAAGCACCTCGATGGACTTCCTGGAACTGCTGCTCAGATTCTCGGTGGGGGTCTCGTGAGCAGCCCACAGGAGCGGCATTTTCTCTGTCTGGTCGCGACGACGCCTCATGACGAGAATGATCGTGTTGACGGTTATTACTAATACCAGCAGACCTAGCCACTgaaacacacacccacgcacaaaTAAAAAGGTGAATCTTATTATATGGCAATGTTGAAAAGTACTCCCTTTTTGTGGTACTTTAAAGCTGACACATTATGGTTAATTTTAAACTGGTTTGGTTTTTGCTTATCACAATGTGCCAGACTTAAGACAACGACAATGATATAACAACAGTGATATTATTGTGGTAGACTATTGTCTTTTATGATAATCTATTCGGTCCACTTACTGATACAAAACTTATGACTTTAATGACAACATTTAGGTCCACAGTTCAAACCCGCATATGATTTAAATTCATTCACATTGCGTAGCGTTCATACGTCGCTTGGCTTATGGACAGTGAGAAGTCCGAGGGAAATTAAaggtaatttattatttacatgtgaACATGTATTTGATGAGCAGTGTGGTTTTATTGCTTCTGTTTGATGAGCAGAGCGGTTAGTGTGCTTTTCTTTAAGGAGGGGTGCGGCTAGAGTGCTTCAATTTACGACAGTGACCATGAAGGCTCACCTGTACGATGGTGACCATGAAGGTTTCGCGGCCAAACTCATACCACTTGTCTTCTCCTGGTGCCGTCTCGTCCGATATAAGGTCTACCGCCCACCACCCTATCAGTGCCACTGCTTCCACCGGCGCTAAGAACCTGTTAGGCGACAAGAAAACACTTTAACGAGGGCATtatgacatttctttttatccGCCACATATCTGAGAGCCAGTttaagtacagtgatacctcggttctcgaacgccttgactttcgaccaaatcggtattcgaccaggaaattcgagaaaattttgtcttggaattcgaacaaatatttggaactcgaacatccgaacgtccgagatgagccgagttgagccgaatggcgttcatttcagcccagcgcgccttgcttgcgtcatcagtgattcctcctgccataaagtttggtacaggtacagtaaatgaaacacaatttactgtactgtactgtacagtacattttatttttgtttttgttttaataaatacacttttatttcttatttcttgttgagactcatgtttttctacatattatatacaaattaggccagtagataggcattttctggggcttggaacgaattaatccagtttccattatttcctttgggtttcattgcttcggttctcgaacaatttggttctcgaccgtcctcccggaacgaattatgttcgagaaccgaggtatcactgtaatcTGTCTCATTCTCCCCTTTGCATCCTTCATCTCCCGTCCATTCATTCCTTTCTACCAATCATTGtctgttgcggccctatgctcctcgaggagtaccAAGGActggactaaactaaactaaactaaactaaactaaactaaactaaactaaactaaactaaactaaacgaAACGAAACATTGTCTAGCTTCTATGGATTTTGTCACCtacattgaaaataaagtggtcatctgttgtttttttttaaactttgtgtGCATACAGTTTTAAACGAGAAATTCTTAGTAATTTACGGATTCATTATTATAGCCACTGTTTGGTCATATTCGTCCATGCCATTAtgctgttctttgttgttgttttccttttacttttttttcagctttaacTGGAAAATAGGGGAAGGAGGTGACGGAAAAAttggaggaagaagaaaaagaagggaggaaataaaagataagCAAAATGGTGTTGACGAATAGCGGAGTGGCGAAGGCGGTGGGATGGTAGCGGTAAGCTATGACACGTTATACAACACGCTATAGTATATATGACACAGCATGACACACTATGTGACACACAACATGataagaaagagtgaaagaggaaTCCAAGAGTTAGAAAAGAAGTCAAGAAGTATTAATAGTTCAGGCACTTACTTGACTATATATTCCCATATTTTGGGAAGATGCCAGTCGCCTATGCCGAAGTCGTTGACCATAACTGTCCTGAAATTCCTGACACCGTAGTAGATCACCATCCCTTGCAGCATCAGGCCATTGACTACCAAGGCAAAGGCCCACACGAAGTCCTGTTGAGTCAATGTAATATATACAGGTAGGAAGCAGGCAGACTAAGATACAGGAGGCCTGCTGCCGTGTGGTTAGAACGGAGAGCAGAAGCAGATAGATAAGAAGTTCACTTATGTGATGGGTCAGTTAGTTGCAAGCGGACAGTTAGGATTCTCCTTTGTGCATACCATCattagacacggtgaaccactcacgttTCACTGTACTTACGGTCAGACTTATGGGACCTTTGTGAGGGAAATATAAACACTTTGACAAGCTAAGTTGCCGTTAAGTAAAACAAGTGTCAGTGTTTCAGACTTCGTTATTTCAGTATTTATCACACTGCACTTTTACAAATCTAATCGGCTGACAGAAAGCGCAAATTATATTTCACCTGATTGGTTAAAATATTGATGTTCATTGCTGACATCAGTCCGCCCAGAAACACGGCTGCTGTGGTGATGGGGACGCTCCATTTCCTCGAGACTTGACAGGTAAAAGCAACATACTCTTACTTCTTAATTCTGAATCCTAGAAAAAGATTAACTTTCGATAATCATTTCTATGAATTGCTAATTTTTTCAATAGCTGATGCAGTTTTAATTATCATGTTGGGCATAGCTTTTAGAGGTTTATTATTCGGTCACATCAGCATTTACTTTCACGTAGGGGTCTCTACTTACTGCCAAAATCGTCTATTGTGAGACAGAGCAGCTCCAAGTTAGAAATCAGAGAGGTAAGCCCAGCGAAAGACAGgcacaagaagaagaacacGGCCATGACACGACCAAACGTTCCAATAGTCTCAAACAGAACTGGAATCCTGTAGACATAAGAttattctgttcattttgtgttGCTTAAGATTTGGCACTTCTGGAAAAATAAATAGTAGACTTATGGCCCTCACTGCTATACTTTAACATTACTATATTCAGTTTCGCCTTTTTTTCTACTTCAGTCAAGCAAGAGAAATAATCAGTTAGCATGAACAGGATCTGCCAACCTCTTAAACTAGAAGGAAAATCAGGAACACATTTTAAGCGTCTCAATATTTCACTACACTGACGAATGCACTGAAAAGAAGCGGTAGACCCAGAGTTGACAAAAAATCCACAACCGAAAAAGCGACAAAAATAAATCCGGGCGAAACtaattagtaaataataaagCTTTATTTTGTTACCTTGCATATTCTGGATCTTTTAATTAAAtccttgattttttaaaaagaaagagcactagagaaaaaaacaaaaacaaaaacaaaacaacaacaaaaatcaaacaaacaaacaaacaaacaaacaaaaaaaaaaaaaaaataaaaaaagcaaaaaaaaaaaaaaaaaaaaaaaaacaacgagaAAAAAAGGTGGGACTGACCAAATGAAAGTCAGCCCGGTGCTGCCTGGTCCACTGTCACTCAGGATGTCCACGATCTGGTCCTGGGTCATCCACGACATGGTGCTCAGAAGGATGGAGAAGACGGCAGAGAATATTGTCATCGCAGAGATCAAACTGTGTGTGttcataaatatgtacatatgtgtatgtgtgagcgcACTCACtagcgttctctctctctctctctcactcacagagtgaaaaaaaagcatgttaagTTTAAGTAACTAAACAGATaggttttctatttttgtcttcaatCTCTTTCCCTTCCATCTTTATATGTTGGTTTGTACTTAGCATGCGTCCGCAGGGTTTGTTCAATCCCGGGAGGGGAGGATGTCTCACCTGACAAGGTTGTTAAGGATGGGCAGGAAGGTGGCATAACGTACTATGCCGTTGTGGCGAGTCATGAAGGTAGAGTAGGGTATCATGAGACCCATGCCGGCACCCGTATCAAAGGCGTTCTGGCTCAGTGCATCTACCCACACACGCGGGTCCCCGAATGACTCTGAGTACACAGTGCCAAAGGTTGGTAATATAAGTTTTTCTCGCTTACTTCAACAAAATCCctttagactttaaaaaagtagttaATATATCTTTTCAAGACAGCGTTTAGAACAGACACCTGGAAATACTACCTACGTACTCATCCTGATATCGCTGCCTTTCGGTGTTAATTAATGAAGTGCCAACAAATAACCAGAACTTGGGtcactctctcttctctctctctctcacaggcacgcacgcatgcacgcacacagtcACCGCCTGGCACGTGTACCTATTACCCCAGTGCGGCGTGAACATGAAGGTAAGACCGATGTCGGCGTTCGAGCGGGTGAGGGACCAGACGAAGTTAAAGATGATAATGACCAGCAGGGTGGGCACCAGCACCATGCTGACCTTCTCGATGGTCTTCACACCCTTGACCACAGACAGGCCGGCCAGCAGCACGGCCACACCATGGGTCAGCACGGGCCATGAGCTGTCCTACGGCAAAACATGGCTTGTGT
This window of the Pomacea canaliculata isolate SZHN2017 linkage group LG4, ASM307304v1, whole genome shotgun sequence genome carries:
- the LOC112563252 gene encoding uncharacterized protein LOC112563252; this encodes MNREVNDATGERAHFSSRWAIILSCLGTVIGTGNIWRFSRVVANNSQNEGGLVFLVVWLLFLFIWSIPMLMVEYGTGRYTQRSVIKSFSQLTSPHFTWCGAWVCLVGFMISCYYSVVLGWCFYYFVYHCANPLPTSVDESRQTFKDFAEDSSWPVLTHGVAVLLAGLSVVKGVKTIEKVSMVLVPTLLVIIIFNFVWSLTRSNADIGLTFMFTPHWESFGDPRVWVDALSQNAFDTGAGMGLMIPYSTFMTRHNGIVRYATFLPILNNLVSLISAMTIFSAVFSILLSTMSWMTQDQIVDILSDSGPGSTGLTFIWIPVLFETIGTFGRVMAVFFFLCLSFAGLTSLISNLELLCLTIDDFGISRKWSVPITTAAVFLGGLMSAMNINILTNQDFVWAFALVVNGLMLQGMVIYYGVRNFRTVMVNDFGIGDWHLPKIWEYIVKFLAPVEAVALIGWWAVDLISDETAPGEDKWYEFGRETFMVTIVQWLGLLVLVITVNTIILVMRRRRDQTEKMPLLWAAHETPTENLSSSSRKSIEVLL